A single region of the Streptomyces sp. NBC_00236 genome encodes:
- the nudC gene encoding NAD(+) diphosphatase: MSTFDNATTDRPIGLTAPSGIDRAAHHRLDEAWLAAAWSHPTTRVFVVSGGQVLIDDTADGTELVMTPAFEAPVTETHRYFLGTDDDGVSYFALQKDTLPGRMDQSARPAGLREAGLLLGARDAGLMVHAVALENWQRLHRFCSRCGERTVIAAAGHIRRCQACGAEHYPRTDPAVIMLVTDDQDRALLGRQVHWPEGRFSTLAGFVEPGESIEQSVAREVFEEAGITVGEVEYIASQPWPFPSSLMLGFMARATTFDINVDGEEIEEARWFSREELTAAFESGEILPPFGISIAARLIEIWYGKPLPKPVRAS; encoded by the coding sequence GTGAGCACCTTCGACAACGCCACCACGGACCGTCCCATCGGTCTGACCGCACCGAGCGGCATCGACCGCGCGGCGCACCACCGCCTCGACGAGGCCTGGCTGGCCGCCGCGTGGAGCCACCCGACGACCCGGGTCTTCGTCGTCTCCGGCGGGCAGGTGCTGATCGACGACACCGCCGACGGCACCGAACTCGTGATGACCCCCGCCTTCGAGGCACCGGTCACCGAGACGCACCGCTACTTCCTCGGCACCGACGACGACGGCGTCAGCTACTTCGCCCTCCAGAAGGACACGCTGCCCGGCCGCATGGACCAGTCGGCCCGCCCGGCAGGACTGCGCGAGGCGGGCCTGCTCCTCGGCGCCCGCGACGCCGGGCTGATGGTGCACGCGGTGGCGCTGGAGAACTGGCAGCGGCTGCACCGTTTCTGCTCCCGCTGCGGCGAACGCACGGTCATCGCGGCGGCCGGCCACATCCGCCGCTGCCAGGCCTGCGGCGCCGAGCACTACCCGCGCACCGACCCCGCGGTCATCATGCTCGTCACGGACGACCAGGACCGCGCACTGCTGGGCCGCCAGGTCCACTGGCCCGAGGGCCGGTTCTCCACCCTGGCCGGATTCGTCGAGCCGGGCGAGTCCATCGAGCAGTCCGTGGCCCGCGAGGTGTTCGAGGAAGCGGGCATCACGGTCGGCGAGGTCGAGTACATCGCCAGTCAGCCCTGGCCCTTCCCCTCCAGCCTGATGCTCGGCTTCATGGCACGGGCCACGACGTTCGACATCAACGTCGACGGCGAGGAGATCGAGGAGGCCCGCTGGTTCTCCCGCGAGGAGCTGACGGCCGCCTTCGAGTCGGGCGAGATCCTGCCGCCGTTCGGCATCTCGATCGCCGCCCGCCTGATCGAGATCTGGTACGGCAAGCCGCTCCCGAAGCCGGTCCGCGCGAGCTGA